The Shewanella zhangzhouensis genome has a window encoding:
- a CDS encoding class I SAM-dependent methyltransferase: MDDFLTINQLAWDNRTELHLESDFYDMPGFMAGNTSLREIELAELDVRGKSVLHLQCHFGQDTLSWAREGAASVTGLDLSPKAIAAATQIADTLNIEANLGVPVQFVCGNVLDARHLIEGEFDLVYASYGVLCWLPDLTAWANTIASCLKPGGLFFLAEFHPIKALLDGYDYFHTGKADVEQEGSYTENSRDAENTMVSWSHDLGEVVSALINAGLVIESLREYDFSPYNCFENLAEEESGRFRQRINGKPIPMVFSIKARKP, from the coding sequence ATGGACGACTTTCTCACTATCAATCAGCTCGCTTGGGATAACCGTACCGAGCTGCATCTCGAATCCGACTTTTACGATATGCCCGGTTTTATGGCCGGTAACACAAGCCTTCGCGAAATAGAACTTGCTGAGCTGGATGTGCGGGGTAAAAGTGTGCTTCACCTGCAGTGTCACTTTGGTCAGGACACCCTGTCCTGGGCCCGTGAGGGCGCCGCCTCCGTGACTGGGCTTGACCTGTCTCCCAAGGCCATTGCCGCCGCTACTCAGATTGCAGATACCCTTAATATCGAGGCAAACCTCGGGGTGCCTGTGCAGTTTGTGTGTGGCAATGTCCTGGATGCCCGCCACCTGATTGAGGGCGAATTTGACCTGGTTTATGCCTCTTACGGGGTGCTTTGCTGGCTGCCGGATTTAACCGCCTGGGCCAACACCATTGCCTCCTGCCTTAAACCCGGCGGGCTATTTTTCCTCGCCGAGTTTCATCCCATCAAGGCGCTGCTCGATGGTTATGATTACTTCCACACCGGCAAGGCCGATGTGGAGCAAGAGGGCAGTTATACCGAAAACAGCCGGGATGCCGAAAACACCATGGTCAGTTGGTCACACGACTTGGGTGAAGTGGTCTCGGCACTGATTAACGCCGGGCTGGTGATAGAGTCGTTGCGGGAATATGACTTCAGCCCCTACAACTGCTTCGAAAACCTCGCAGAAGAAGAGTCCGGCCGTTTTCGCCAGCGCATCAACGGCAAGCCCATTCCAATGGTATTTTCCATCAAGGCCCGTAAGCCCTGA
- a CDS encoding phosphatase PAP2 family protein produces MKLGNTHISGAQVVFLVLGSLAIFFSLVPSASQQLFLFINQTGRLVPDTPLALVTDWGNGVTAACIWLTILCFRPSIFWKSLSAIAVAALLINAMKQGFDVMRPAAVLEHIRIVGAMRLNHSFPSAHTGTVFVIAGMAWTLCRRTDIKALILLAAVMVGLSRITNGAHWPLDVMMGAWLGWGSARLAAHWVPECQLSSKHMLLIMAVFYGIVLVSALQARAPFPDLPLVSVQLNLLLLLPLAGLARLYRRMRAQQAAGESKVSLAG; encoded by the coding sequence TCTGGTGCCTTCGGCCAGCCAGCAGTTGTTTCTCTTTATTAATCAGACGGGAAGGCTGGTGCCTGACACCCCGCTGGCCCTTGTCACCGATTGGGGTAATGGCGTTACCGCAGCCTGTATCTGGTTGACTATTCTCTGTTTTCGTCCATCCATCTTCTGGAAGTCTCTTAGCGCTATTGCGGTTGCGGCCTTGTTGATTAACGCCATGAAACAAGGTTTTGATGTGATGCGCCCGGCTGCTGTGCTGGAACATATCCGTATCGTTGGCGCGATGCGCCTCAACCACAGTTTCCCATCGGCCCACACGGGCACAGTATTTGTGATTGCGGGCATGGCCTGGACTCTGTGTCGTCGCACCGATATTAAGGCCTTGATTCTGCTCGCGGCTGTGATGGTTGGTCTGAGTCGTATCACCAATGGCGCGCACTGGCCGCTGGATGTGATGATGGGCGCCTGGCTGGGATGGGGCTCGGCCCGACTCGCGGCGCATTGGGTGCCGGAGTGCCAACTGAGTTCAAAGCATATGCTGCTGATAATGGCTGTGTTTTACGGCATTGTTCTGGTCTCGGCCCTGCAAGCCCGCGCGCCATTTCCGGACTTGCCGCTGGTGAGCGTCCAGCTGAACCTGCTGTTGCTGTTGCCACTGGCTGGGCTTGCACGACTCTATCGGCGCATGCGTGCCCAGCAAGCCGCCGGTGAGAGCAAGGTTTCTCTCGCCGGTTGA